Proteins from a single region of Starkeya sp. ORNL1:
- a CDS encoding iron ABC transporter permease, protein MAIVQDFAPPGALPGYITNPRQITRSTVIYWSVFLVTLVLVVAPVLPIIYQSFIDRPLYDRGQILTLQNYKDLFASEQLRKVLFNSFVFASITTLIAQTLGAFFAVLIGRTDLPCRGFFGSMLLWPLFISHLVLAFGWFLAYGSAGFVTLFVKSFLGADPWTLYSLTGMSIIAGISQVPLALLYCLGSSALADPSLEDAARSCGAKPLRTLWSITLPLLLPSILYGGVLNFTAALEMLSIPLIFGEPAGISFFTTFLFTQGLSTPKPNYGLVGTAAVLLLVIVMLLVFLQGRMLRNSRRFVTVGGKATRPRPFKLGKLRWVAFALVGSYVLLFIIFPIGVLGLRACVNFLTPMIPFWELLTPEHFEEVFSLEITRRAIVNTIIVSIGGAALATCFVALISLIVHRSDFRLRRQLEYLALFPRALPGLIAGIGFFYAAVFLPPLGWMRNTLWILVIAYTMRYIPTGFGALSPSLMQIGPDLDRSARVMGADWWTSVRVVILKLMTPALFTCFTLLFVYFFKEYSTALFLFAPGTEVIGTALIQFWVQGEMGRVAALSFVQIIFTVVFIAAMRRAFGVKIYG, encoded by the coding sequence CCATCGTCCAGGATTTCGCGCCGCCCGGCGCCTTGCCGGGCTACATCACCAATCCCAGGCAGATCACCCGCTCGACGGTGATCTACTGGTCGGTGTTCCTCGTCACCCTCGTGCTGGTGGTGGCGCCGGTCCTGCCGATCATCTACCAGTCCTTCATCGACCGGCCGCTCTATGACCGCGGCCAGATCCTGACGCTGCAGAACTACAAGGACCTGTTCGCCAGCGAGCAGCTCCGCAAGGTGCTGTTCAACTCCTTCGTCTTCGCTTCCATCACCACGCTGATCGCGCAGACGCTCGGCGCGTTCTTCGCGGTGCTGATCGGGCGCACCGACCTGCCGTGCCGCGGCTTCTTCGGCAGCATGCTGCTATGGCCGCTCTTCATCTCCCACCTCGTGCTCGCCTTCGGCTGGTTCCTCGCCTATGGCTCGGCCGGGTTCGTGACGCTGTTCGTGAAGAGCTTCCTCGGCGCCGACCCGTGGACGCTCTATTCGCTCACCGGCATGTCGATCATCGCCGGCATCTCGCAGGTGCCGCTGGCGCTGCTTTATTGCCTCGGCTCCTCGGCGCTGGCCGATCCCTCGCTGGAGGATGCCGCGCGCTCCTGCGGGGCGAAGCCGCTGCGCACGCTGTGGTCGATCACCTTGCCGCTGCTGCTGCCTTCCATCCTCTATGGCGGCGTGCTGAACTTCACCGCGGCGCTGGAGATGCTCTCCATCCCGCTGATCTTCGGCGAGCCGGCCGGCATCAGCTTCTTCACCACCTTCCTGTTCACGCAGGGGCTATCCACGCCGAAACCGAATTACGGACTGGTGGGCACGGCGGCAGTGCTGCTGCTGGTCATCGTCATGCTGCTGGTGTTCCTGCAGGGCCGCATGCTGCGCAACTCGCGGCGCTTCGTCACCGTCGGCGGCAAGGCGACCCGCCCGCGCCCGTTCAAGCTCGGCAAGCTGCGCTGGGTCGCTTTCGCGCTGGTCGGCAGCTATGTGCTGCTGTTCATCATCTTCCCGATCGGCGTGCTGGGACTCAGGGCCTGCGTGAACTTCCTCACGCCTATGATCCCGTTCTGGGAACTGCTGACCCCGGAGCATTTCGAAGAGGTGTTCTCGCTGGAGATCACGCGCCGCGCCATTGTGAACACCATCATCGTCAGCATCGGCGGGGCGGCGCTCGCGACCTGCTTCGTCGCGCTGATCTCGCTCATCGTACACCGCTCGGACTTCCGGCTGCGCCGCCAGCTCGAATATCTCGCGCTGTTCCCGCGGGCGCTGCCGGGGCTGATTGCCGGCATCGGCTTCTTCTATGCCGCAGTGTTCCTGCCGCCGCTGGGCTGGATGCGCAACACGCTGTGGATCCTCGTGATCGCCTACACGATGCGCTACATCCCCACCGGTTTCGGCGCGCTCTCGCCCTCGCTGATGCAGATCGGCCCGGACCTCGACCGCAGCGCCCGCGTCATGGGTGCCGACTGGTGGACCTCGGTGCGCGTCGTCATCCTCAAGCTGATGACGCCGGCGCTGTTCACCTGCTTCACTTTGCTCTTTGTCTATTTCTTCAAGGAATACTCCACGGCGCTGTTCCTGTTCGCGCCGGGAACGGAAGTCATCGGCACCGCACTGATCCAGTTCTGGGTGCAGGGCGAGATGGGACGAGTCGCGGCGCTGTCCTTCGTGCAGATCATCTTCACCGTCGTCTTCATCGCCGCCATGCGCCGCGCATTCGGGGTCAAGATCTATGGTTGA
- a CDS encoding acyclic terpene utilization AtuA family protein: protein MGEVRVLSASGQIGSGFMESSFAKGISLKPDVIACDGGSSDAGPYHLGTGEPHFSREGTKRDLKLMLQGRDTLKVPLIVGSCGMAGGDAGVAWMRDIALEIAREEGLSFNLGLVRSEQDKGFLKQELREGRITPLNPAPEISEAIIERSSHIVAMMGHEPIVQAIEAGADVILTGRASDTALFAAVPLMRNADPGSAWHAAKILECGTASTVQRKRPDSIFAWVRDDHFDIEPLDPEARCTPQSVASHSLYENADPFLITEPGGTLDTSGCEYEALNDRAVRVTRSRFLPSERPTFKLEGAELAGYQAAIMAGIREPYIIRQIDSWFAGMCERFAARVQEMFQGRVGPDDYSIRMRVYGRDGVMGKLEPLAGQVGHEVGVLFTIISPERSVTMALAKTFAHFALHYPIPEWRGLISGLAFPMTPAETDRGPVYRFNLNHIVAPREPRAMFRHEYMEVG from the coding sequence ATGGGAGAGGTACGGGTACTGTCGGCATCCGGCCAGATCGGGTCCGGCTTCATGGAATCCTCCTTCGCCAAGGGGATTTCCTTGAAGCCCGACGTCATAGCCTGCGACGGCGGCTCCAGCGATGCCGGGCCGTATCATCTCGGCACCGGCGAGCCGCATTTCTCCCGCGAAGGCACCAAGCGCGACCTCAAGCTGATGCTGCAGGGCAGGGACACGCTCAAGGTCCCGCTCATCGTCGGCTCATGCGGCATGGCGGGCGGCGACGCCGGCGTCGCCTGGATGCGCGACATCGCGCTGGAGATCGCCCGCGAGGAGGGACTGAGCTTCAATCTCGGCCTGGTGCGCAGCGAGCAGGACAAGGGCTTCCTCAAGCAGGAGCTGCGCGAGGGTCGCATCACCCCGCTCAATCCGGCGCCGGAGATCAGCGAGGCGATCATCGAGCGCAGCTCGCACATCGTCGCCATGATGGGGCACGAGCCGATCGTGCAGGCGATCGAGGCGGGGGCCGACGTCATCCTCACCGGACGCGCCTCCGACACCGCGCTGTTCGCGGCGGTGCCGCTGATGCGCAATGCCGACCCCGGCTCAGCCTGGCACGCCGCCAAGATCCTCGAATGCGGCACCGCCTCCACGGTGCAGCGCAAGCGGCCGGACAGCATCTTCGCCTGGGTGCGCGACGATCATTTCGATATCGAGCCGCTCGACCCCGAGGCGCGCTGCACGCCGCAGAGCGTTGCCTCGCACTCGCTCTACGAGAATGCCGACCCGTTCCTCATCACCGAGCCGGGCGGCACGCTGGATACGTCGGGCTGCGAATACGAGGCCTTGAACGACCGCGCGGTGCGTGTCACCCGCTCGCGCTTCCTGCCGAGCGAGCGGCCGACCTTCAAGCTGGAGGGCGCCGAGCTTGCCGGCTACCAGGCGGCGATCATGGCCGGCATCCGCGAGCCCTACATCATCCGCCAGATCGACAGCTGGTTCGCCGGCATGTGCGAGCGCTTCGCCGCGCGGGTGCAGGAGATGTTCCAGGGCCGCGTCGGGCCCGACGACTATTCCATCCGCATGCGGGTCTATGGCCGCGACGGCGTGATGGGCAAGCTGGAGCCGCTGGCCGGCCAGGTCGGCCACGAGGTCGGCGTGCTGTTCACGATCATCTCGCCGGAGCGCAGCGTCACCATGGCGCTCGCCAAGACCTTCGCGCATTTTGCGCTGCATTATCCGATCCCGGAATGGCGCGGCCTGATCAGCGGCCTCGCGTTCCCGATGACGCCGGCGGAGACCGACCGCGGACCGGTCTATCGCTTCAATCTCAACCACATCG
- a CDS encoding ABC transporter ATP-binding protein gives MVELVVQNLTKRFGLVTAVDNVSFHIADGEFLTLLGPSGCGKSTTLAAVAGLDVPDQGLIRAGDRVFFDSAKGQVLPAEARNCGLVFQSYALWPHMTVQQNLAFPLKLRKIRSKERSARIAEALALVEMADYADRYPHQLSGGQQQRVALARTLVYQPLVLLLDEPLSNLDAKLRERARTWLDHLHQKVRLTTLYVTHDQIEALALSDRIAVMNGGRIVQLGTPREIYEHPADPFVADFIGTSNFFSGAVVAADAARTALVRLDGGAEMRTVLPRDLAPGARVTVAIRPEKLELTTSPDHAPGEEGVVLPASVTTRSYIGGRWQYQLTVGGVVVKVESPADYDQAQLWLHVPTAGSVVFPASEARRDPVPSPGLAAA, from the coding sequence ATGGTTGAGCTCGTCGTCCAGAACCTCACCAAGCGCTTCGGCCTCGTCACCGCGGTCGACAATGTCAGCTTCCACATTGCCGACGGCGAATTCCTCACGCTGCTCGGCCCGAGCGGTTGCGGGAAATCGACCACGCTCGCCGCGGTGGCCGGGCTCGATGTGCCGGACCAGGGGCTGATCCGCGCCGGCGACCGGGTGTTCTTCGACAGCGCGAAGGGCCAGGTGCTGCCGGCGGAAGCGCGCAATTGCGGGCTGGTGTTCCAGTCCTACGCGCTCTGGCCGCACATGACGGTGCAGCAGAACCTCGCCTTCCCGCTGAAGCTCCGGAAGATCCGCTCCAAGGAGCGGAGCGCGCGCATCGCCGAAGCCCTGGCGCTGGTGGAGATGGCGGACTATGCCGACCGCTACCCGCACCAGCTCTCCGGCGGCCAGCAGCAGCGTGTCGCGCTGGCCCGCACGCTGGTCTATCAGCCGCTGGTGCTGCTGCTCGACGAGCCGCTCTCCAATCTCGACGCCAAGCTGCGCGAGCGGGCGCGGACCTGGCTCGATCACCTGCACCAGAAGGTGCGGCTCACCACGCTCTATGTCACCCACGACCAGATCGAGGCGCTGGCGCTTTCCGACCGTATCGCGGTGATGAATGGCGGGCGCATCGTCCAGCTCGGTACGCCGCGCGAAATCTACGAGCACCCGGCCGATCCGTTCGTCGCCGACTTTATCGGCACCAGCAATTTCTTTTCCGGAGCGGTCGTCGCCGCGGATGCGGCGCGCACCGCCTTGGTGCGGCTCGACGGCGGCGCCGAGATGCGCACCGTGCTGCCGCGCGATCTCGCGCCCGGCGCGCGGGTGACGGTGGCGATCCGCCCGGAGAAGCTGGAACTTACCACCTCCCCCGACCATGCACCCGGCGAGGAGGGCGTGGTGCTGCCCGCCAGCGTCACAACGCGCAGCTACATAGGCGGGCGCTGGCAATACCAGCTCACTGTGGGCGGCGTGGTGGTGAAGGTCGAATCCCCGGCCGACTATGACCAGGCCCAGCTCTGGCTGCATGTCCCGACCGCCGGCTCGGTGGTCTTCCCGGCGAGCGAGGCCCGCCGCGACCCTGTTCCTTCTCCCGGCCTAGCCGCCGCTTAG
- a CDS encoding D-2-hydroxyacid dehydrogenase family protein yields the protein MRIALLDDYQNVALSCAPWGNLPPECQVVAFADHEKDEDRLVARLADFDAVGRVRERTLFPRRVLERLPRLKLLLATGLRNDRSIDLPAAADLGITVCSTTSHSFPTVEVTWAMILSLFRGIHHEVASVRNGGWQVQLGSAVRGKTLGILGLGTMGIPVAQVGQAFGMKLIAWSPNLTQHRAGPHGVEAVSKEELFARSDAITIHMPESERSVGVVGAPEIARMKKSAFLINTSRMPLIDEDAMIAALRAGRIGGAGLDVYNDEPLPRDHPYRHLPNVLATPHIGYVIRENYELYYGETVENIQAFLAGRPIRVLGPDGKIRT from the coding sequence ATGCGCATTGCGTTGCTCGACGATTACCAGAACGTCGCCCTGTCCTGCGCCCCGTGGGGCAATCTCCCGCCGGAATGCCAGGTGGTGGCATTCGCCGACCACGAGAAGGACGAGGACCGGCTCGTCGCCCGGCTCGCCGATTTCGACGCGGTCGGCCGGGTGCGCGAGCGCACCCTGTTCCCGCGCCGCGTGCTGGAGCGGCTGCCGCGGCTGAAGCTGCTGCTGGCGACCGGGCTGCGCAACGATCGCTCGATCGATCTGCCCGCGGCCGCCGATCTCGGCATCACCGTGTGCAGCACCACCTCCCATTCCTTCCCGACGGTGGAAGTGACCTGGGCGATGATCCTCTCGCTGTTCCGCGGCATCCATCACGAGGTCGCCTCGGTCCGCAATGGCGGCTGGCAGGTGCAACTCGGCTCCGCGGTACGCGGCAAGACGCTCGGCATTCTCGGGCTCGGCACCATGGGCATTCCGGTGGCGCAAGTCGGCCAGGCCTTCGGCATGAAGCTGATCGCCTGGAGCCCCAACCTCACCCAGCACCGCGCCGGCCCGCACGGCGTCGAGGCTGTGAGCAAGGAAGAGCTCTTCGCGCGCTCCGACGCGATCACCATCCACATGCCGGAGAGCGAGCGCTCGGTCGGCGTGGTCGGCGCGCCGGAGATCGCGCGCATGAAGAAGAGCGCCTTCCTCATCAACACCTCGCGCATGCCGCTGATCGACGAGGACGCGATGATCGCGGCGCTGCGCGCCGGGCGCATCGGTGGTGCCGGGCTCGATGTCTATAATGACGAGCCGCTGCCGCGCGACCACCCCTATCGCCATCTGCCGAACGTGCTGGCAACGCCGCACATCGGCTACGTGATCCGCGAGAATTACGAGCTCTATTACGGCGAGACCGTCGAGAACATCCAGGCATTCCTGGCCGGGCGCCCGATCCGAGTGCTCGGTCCGGACGGCAAAATCAGAACATGA